TTCCTAGCTCATGCAGTTATGcacttcttaaaaaaaaataaaaaaagaggtAGAATTGCTGATGATGCTCTGTTGTGCTGCAAGGCCACAAACCAGGAAGCTTGGATGGTAAAAGAAATGCTGAACAAATATGCGAGGGCATCAGGGCAGCtaatcaactttgaaaaatctgCTATCTATTATAGCAGAAACACTGACTTGGACATTAGACAGGAGATATGCAGCATACTTGGGAACCTAAAGGAAGCATTCAGTGGAAAGTATCTAGGTCTTCCTATGGTAATAGGACGAACAAAGAACCAAGTGTTTGGGCAAGTCAAAAGACGTGTAACAGAAAGACTACAAAGATGGAAAAGAAACCTGCTAAGTCTAGCCGGTAAAGAAGTATTGCTAAAGTTAGTGATAATGGCACTCCCATATTACACAAGGTCCTGTTTCAGAATCCCAAAAGGAATGTGTAGAGACATTAGTAAACAAATGGCAAAGATTTTGGTGGGGGGCAGATGAGCAGAAAAGGAAAATACACTGGACCAAATGGAGTACACTCACTGAGGTGAAAGGAAAGGGAGGATTAGGCTTTAGAGACCTGGAAATGTTCAACACAGCTTTGCTAGCTAAGCAGCTATGGAGGATCATTGTCCAGCCTAATAGGCTAATCAGTAGAGTCATGAGAGCAAAATACATGAAAAGAGAATAGGAATGGATGAGAGAACCTCCTATATCAGTATCATACCTATGGAAGAGTCTACTAAGTGCAAGATTCCTATTGATAAATGGAATAAGAAAACAAGTTGGGGATGGGAGTACGATCAAGGTGTGGGAGGATCGATGGGTACCAGACTCAAGAGATGGCAGTGTGAAACCAGATAGAGTAGCACAAGTGGATATCCAATGTGTCAAAGATCTGATCAAACAGGGACAATGAGACAGGGAGCTACTGAATACAATCTTTAGCAGAGAGATGACTCAAAAGATTGCAAAAATTCCACTTAGCATATACTAAAGAAGGGACAGACTAATCTGGAACCACTCTAAAAATGGAGAGTATACAGTGAAATCTGGTTATGCACGTGCAAAGGAGATGGAGACACAGGCAACAGAAACAGTGCAAATCAAGTAACAGACAAGCAGCCATAACAGGAAGGAAAGTTTGTGGAAAAAGTGTGGGGTGACGTGCACGGGGTATCCATACACAATTAgctcatccacaatcaagtttaACATTTATAATTCCTAagtaccccacacgcgatttatcgcaagtatacgaattgTGAGCgaatatagggtattaagggtcgatcccacagagaagattgcaattaccggtgtttttcgaactcctttattatctagactactATAAATAGGGGTGTGCATTCGGTGCAAAAGCGGTAATTCGGTGCaatgaattcggtgaattcggttATTCGACCTATAGAAATGTAAATcgttttcaatttcaaattggccataaccgaattcattccgcaaccgatttcaaattcgaaAACGGTGATGAATTCGGTCTAACCAAATtcatctattaaaaaaaaactgattttttaaaaattattactaatttgatccccaaatttattcataatttaacacattacttatgttctaataattttgtggtttaatttaattggcatttatttgatcacttatacctagaatccttagtctatgatttaagaaacacataaaaagtgattaatttaaactagaataaacTTTAGACtgtacaatgattagtgataatttatgaatttataatttacaatgattaaaaataagtaatattagttacaaacatacaaattacaatgattagtgataagttatattagttacaaacttataatttatttcaaattaaaataaaacttatttacttacatatgttattatgaaagtcaatacactaatacattgatttgcaattcacaTGCATTCACTTACACTGCTTAGTTGTCTTGTCTATACTTAAAGTCTTAAGATTACTAAATAGATAATAcgaatttttatgttaaatatataatataaatttagaGCACACTAATACTTGCAAGTTACAAATTACggattcaaatattcaataattcaaacatgaatgatcaatgatgtatcaaattaccaatatctaaattctaattactaattatgtttattgtttaatatttagtattatacatatatgtattaattattatctaattctagtcatgttactcatgtataaaataataagtagttatcttatattgttatgtattactatatatttgtattattatagtcatataacaattaacaaatactaaaataatatattgtacattattatatattattattattataagtacatgatatgatgataataccatatactaattattattaatagcatttacctatataatataataatatattagtagtatatactaatactaaatagcatttatctatatattatataattttatataccaATTTGGTATTCGAATGTGGTAATGCAGTACCCTATTTCAATTACCGAATTTGAATGCAAAATCGGTtattaccaaattcataatctcattacctatttcatactatattagaattcggtgaattcggtatgtaccgaatttgtaccaaattaccaaatacccGATTTTAAATTATCgaaatgaatttgaattcaGTATGAATcgaatttgctcacccctaACCATAAATATGAAAGCAATGAAAATTAGcactagaaagctcctagagatatggaattccttactactcttacAAATGAAGTTACCGGTTaaatgaatgttattatcttgactagttatggcgtaatttcctaatgtatgtgaaacatattctcatagtgaatcaactatacttgtagctaaaccatacctactctcgtggttatgaattaactacaagttcatttcttctatgaaattacatgaaacaagtcggTAAAGTCACATAAGTgtacctctactctcgtgagtgtactccctaggtttatcacttccttgaactaatattaaattccaattctcattgcaaacttaatacCTTTAaataatcacaactaatggccggttaatcatgactagaaaagcaaaaatgataaatgacttgctcaaaataacatcaccaaataaccaagtaaacatcatatacaagatatagaaagttcatccatactctaggtataaactttagaaacacatatttAAATACAAATCCAAATCTTGCATTAACAAAACTTAGAGTTCAATACAAAGATAAAGATGTGGAAAGAAGAAAACCCTTGTCACTAGAGTTTCTTGAGcctctccttcttcatctccctTGGCCTCCTTATTGAGTCAATACAAGAATGAATAACACTCAAAACTACctaaactaatgaactaagaaaaactagtgaagactacatttttgatgagtttctctagccttcccaAGTTATCCAAAGAATATGACCAGCCTTAGTTTTTATGCTAAAATCTGATGTCCCTTCCCTCTCCTACCGTATTTTTCTTCTCCCCCTTGATTCTCCAAATCTAAGGTGTtaacaaaatcaacaaaacaatGTTCAGCCTCTTGATTCTACCGTATCTTTTTAACTTGACAATAAgctatttttcttcctttgtgcATCAGAAACATGTGCAGCCCAAGTTTTCTCTCCAACTACAGCTGGAAAGTAGtatgaaaatgagaaaaatggctgagcaaattgcaaaaattcggCTGCCATATGCGTATTCACTTTTGACATTGTTTCAACTGCAATTTTCTCTATGATAGCTGCCAAACTAGCTGttgtccaaaacatgaaagttgtagctctttgacTTAGCGTTCCAATGCTttaagaatcatctaatttggagctCAGTGGAtggagatatgatcgaaataccatAGACTGGTCAATTCTGTGTTTCAGCTCTCGACCATACAAATTAGCTTCGGTGTTTCGACTTTTTGACCAGGAAaatggctgaattggactttgatgtctcatACCAAatatagatctatctcttaacTTCAATTCAAGAATAATCTTAATCCAATGTGTATAGCTCATGATATAGCCGAAATACAGAAATATGTCAAAATAGTCTTCTCTTTCAATTCTTCATTTGATtattttgcatttcatttcttctttaaATACCTCAAATGATCACCGATCATCAAATTTTCTTCTCAATTCGCACTCTTTGATGATTAAATCATTAATCCTGAAAGAACATGAAGTTTTTATtgttaaaatccatagaaatgtaaTGTTTGCCatttaaatcacaaaatatatatttttactaGAATCTTAGTTTATTGGctataaaactaattaaaacacaccaaaactaactcataaaacacacttaaaatacgtaaaatatattcttGTCATGGAGAACAAATGTTAAACACAAACTGAAACATTTTATTTGGAAATGTCTGCAAAATTGTATTCCAGTCAATGAGTTGGTGTACAGAAGAACAGGGAAGGGGAACAGCATATGCACAAGCTATGGGGATGGAATTGAAACTCTAGAGCATTTGTTTTTCGAATGCAACTATGCCAAGAGAATATGGAAACTAAGTCGAATCAGCTGGGATGGATTAATAGCCCTACAAGCTGGCTTCTGGAGATGGTGAGAAGGACTCTTAGAAGCAACTCAAAGAGCTAATCGTCAGGAGCATATAGAACTAACAATCAATATCctctagcaaatctggaaagcaAGGAACAAGATCAGTTTCACCAACGCTAAAATGGAGAAAATCACAATTGTGAGGAAAGCTCAACAAGAATGGATGGAATTCAAGAAAGCTGTGGAACTAGAAGGTAGAACTGGCATTGCTGAAATAACCCCCAATCAGCATGGTAGAAGCTGGAGGCCCCCAATAGAAGGTGTGTACCTGATAAACACAGACGCTGCAATTTCCTCACAAATGATCAGAACAGGAAAAGGAATTGTTGCCCGAAACTGGAAGGAAGAGATCCTGAAAGCCTGGACAATAATGGAGGAAAAGATAGGAGAACCAGGACTAGTGGAGGCAGTGGCTATCAGAACAGCTACGCAATTAGGAAAAGAAGTAGGATGGAGGAAGCTTGAAATACAATCGGATTGCAAAAGTGTGATAGACTGCATTACAACAGACTCATGCAACAACTGCAGCTATGCCATAATATTGGAGGATATGCAAAAGTTGGGGGAGTTTTTTGATCAATGCAACTTCTCCTTCATATACAGGGAAGGAAATGAGGTGTGTAGGCTAGCAAAATTCACTTTGAATCTAGTTAATTATGTATATTGAGAAACAAATTTCCCGGGTTGGATAAAAGATCTAACACAAAAGGATTGTGAGGGCAGCTTGCCCTTTTTGTAAAGCATACTTGTATTATCAAGTTTTAAATCAATACAAATGTTAtcgttttgacaaaaaaaaattc
This region of Coffea arabica cultivar ET-39 chromosome 3c, Coffea Arabica ET-39 HiFi, whole genome shotgun sequence genomic DNA includes:
- the LOC140037803 gene encoding uncharacterized protein; this encodes MEKITIVRKAQQEWMEFKKAVELEGRTGIAEITPNQHGRSWRPPIEGVYLINTDAAISSQMIRTGKGIVARNWKEEILKAWTIMEEKIGEPGLVEAVAIRTATQLGKEVGWRKLEIQSDCKSVIDCITTDSCNNCSYAIILEDMQKLGEFFDQCNFSFIYREGNEVCRLAKFTLNLVNYVY